ATATTTTCCGCAATGCCATGATTCCTCTGATTACCGGTTTCCCGGCCGCATTTATCGGCGCATTCTTTACCGGCAGTCTGTTGATTGAAACGTTGTTCTCGCTGGACGGGTTGGGTTTGTTGTCTTACGAGGCAGTGATGAAACGTGATTATCCTGTCGTAATGGGTACGCTGTATGTGTTCACGCTGATGGGGTTGTTGGCTAAATTGGTGTCGGATATTTCTTATTCATGGGTCGATCCGCGTATTCACTTTGGCGGACAGAAATAAGGCCGTCTGAAAATATCTTCAATCCATTATTAAAGAATGTTTCGAACCATGAAAAAGAAAAAATCTACTTCAAACCCTACTTGGCAAGCCTTTAAGCAGCATAAGCGCGGTTGGTTGGCTTTGCGGATTTTGGCCGTTTTGTTTGTCGTCACTTTGCTTGCACCATTGTGGAGCAACGACAAACCTTTGTGGATACGCTATCAGGGCGAGTATTTCTTCCCCTTGGTAAACGAATACAACGAAACCACATTTGGCGGCGATTTCGATACGCCTGCGGATTATCTGGATCCGCTTATCCGCCACAACATTACTTCAGACGGCAATTTTGCCCTTTACCTGCCCAATCCTTACGATGCCGATACCTTAAACGATTTCGATACGGCCCCCGATCCTGCCAAGCCGTCCGAACGGCATATCTTGGGAACGGACGACCGCGGCCGCGACCTGTTGGCGCGCTTGGTTTACGGTTTCCGCGATTCACTGCTGTTTGCCTTGGTGTTGACTGTGGTGACTACCGTAATCGGCGTGGTTGCAGGCGCGGTGCAGGGTTATTTCGGCGGCAAAACTGACCTTCTGATGCAGCGTTTTATCGAGGTTTGGGGCGGTATGCCGGAGCTGTACCTCTTGATTATCCTGTCTTCGTTCTTTAATCCGGGACTGCTGATTTTGCTGGTGTTACTGTCGCTTTTCGGCTGGATGGGCTTGTCCGACTATGTCCGTGCCGAGTTTTTAAAAAACCGTCAGACCGATTACGTTTTGGCGGCGCGCGCGATGGGCGTGAGCAACCGTGAAATCATGTGGCGCCATATCCTGCCCAACAGCTTGACGCCGGTATTGGCCTTCCTGCCTTTCCGTATTTCCGGTGCCGTACTTGCCCTGACTAGCTTGGACTTCTTGGGCTTGGGCGTACCTGCCTCACAGGCGAGCTTGGGCGAGTTGCTGGCGCAAGGCAAAGACAACTTGGACGCGTGGTGGATCGGCCTGTCTGCCGTTGCTACGCTGACAGTGATGCTGCTTTTGCTGGTCATGATCGGCGAAGGTTTGCGTCAGGCATTTGACGTACGCGCACGCAGTTAATTGCTTTTCTAAAGCGTGAAGAGGGTGGGTGGAAAAGCCTGTCCTGCATTCTCAGGGCCGTCTGAAAAGTTTCAGACGGCCTCATCCATTCGTTTGAATCATTAAAAACCATGAATCAAGAAATCACATTTCTTACTCTTTTTCTGCTCGGCTTTTTTGGCGGAACGCATTGCGTCGGCATGTGCGGCGGATTGAGCAGCGCATTCGCTTTGCAGCTGCCGCCACATTTAAACCGAATCGGGCTGATTGTATTGTTGAACTTGGGGCGCATCAGCAGCTATGTCGTCATCGGCCTTCTGGTCGGCTTGGTCGGGCAGGTCGGCATTTCCTTGGACGATACGCGCGCGGTTCAAAACGGTTTGTATATTGCCGCCAATGTTTTGCTGCTTTTGCTCGGTCTGTATCTTGCCGGTATTTCGACTGCCGCAACCAAAATCGAAGGCATCGGCAAACCGATATGGAAACGCCTGAATCCTTTGTTAAACAAATTGCTGCCGATTAAATCAGTGCCTGCCTGTTTCGGCGTGGGCGTGCTTTGGGGCTGGCTGCCTTGCGGTTTGGTGTACAGCGCGTCTTTGTATGCTTTGGGCAGCGGCAATGTCTTGCACGGCGGGCTGTATATGCTGGCGTTTGCATTGGGTACGTTGCCGAACCTGCTCGCGATGGGTATATTTGCAGCGCAGTTGAAAACCTTTCTGCAAAAACGCATGGTTCGTTTGTTTGCCGGACTGTTGGTGGCAGGATGGGCGATATGGCGCTTGGCTGTATTTGCAATGGGGCAAATCGGGTAAGGTAAAAAGGTTTTATCTAGTTTGTTGTTTTGCAATCAAAAAGGCCGTCTGAAAGATTTTCAGACGGCCTTTTCATAAGAAAGATTTAATGTATCAAATTCCAAGCCATCTTGGCGGCAATCATCAGCAACATGATGCCGAAGGCGATTTTGAGTTTTCGGGCGGGCAGCTTGTGCGCCGTTTTTACGCCGAGCGGAGCAAAGAGGATGGTGGCAACGCTCAATATGAACACGGCCGGAAGATAGATAAAGCCTGCCGCGCCTTCAGGCAGGTTGGCAATATGCAAACCGTTGGCAAAATAGCCGATGGTGCCGGCAATCGCAATCGGCCATGCCAGACCTGAAGATGTGCCGATGGCGCGGTGCGCCGGAAAGTTGCAATACAGTAGGAATGGAACGGATAAAGAACCACCGCCGATACCGACCCAGCTTGAAGCCGCACCAAAAAGCGTGCCCATGGCTGTCAGGCCGGGGAGGGCAGGCAGGGTGCGTGAAGGTTTGGGTTTGGAATCGCGTAGGGTTTTAAGTGCGATAAAGGCAAGAAATGCAATAAAGAAAACCTGCAAAGCCAGCGTCGGCATATATTTTGCTGTTGCCGCGCCGAGGAGTACGCCAAGTATCATGCCCGGCGTCATTCGGCGGACGGTCGCCCAATCGATGGCGTGCTTTTTATGTTGGGCAAACATACTGGAGAAGGTGGTAAACACCATGACGGCAAAGGAAGTGCCGATAGCAAGATGCTGGGCATAGGGGTGGCTGCCTATGCCTTGCAGTTGCAACGCCCATAAGACAACGGGGACAATCAGCGTGCCGCCACCTACGCCGAACAGTCCGGCAATAAAGCCCGCCGCGCTGCCGACGGCGAGCAGGGCAAAGATGATGTCCCAAGACCACATTTCAGACGGCCTTGTCGTGTTTGTGTGATTTATGGCGTTTTCTAAACCAACGGATGACTGCCATCACATAACCGGACAGGCTGTAACCGAGGAAAAACAGGAAGAGGACGAGCGAAGGTTCCCAATTGATCAAAAGCAGAATCAATACGGCCAACACCATGCCCATAAACGGCACTTGGCGGCGGATGTTGATTTCTTTGAAGCTCCAAAACGGAATCTGCACAATCATGGAAATGCCGGCAAACAGGGTGATACCCAATGCCCACCAATGCACGTTGGGGAAGCGTTCGACGCTGTGGTTGACCCAAATCAGGCCGACAATCAACGCAGCGGCGGTCGGGCTGGGCACGCCGATAAACCAACGTTTATCAACTTTGCCGATAAGCGTGTTGAACAGCGCCAAACGCAGGGCGGCGCAGGCGCAGTAGATAAAGGCGACGGAATAACCGATTTTGCCAAACTGCCAAAGTTGCCATTTGTAGGCAATCAGGGCAGGCGCGACGCCGAAACTGACCATATCGGCGAGGCTGTCGAGCTGTTCGCCGAACGCGCTTTGGCTGTTGGTCAGCCGCGCTACGCGTCCGTCCATACCGTCGAGCAGCATGGAAAGGAAAACTGCAATCGCCGCTGTTTCATAACGTCCGTGCATAGACTGGGTAATGGCGAAGAAGGCGCAAAACAGTGCGGCGATGGTAAAGGAATTGGGCAGCAGGTAAATGCTGTTTTTGCGGATGGAGTTGCGTGGTGGAATCGGATTTTCTGTATTTTGTGAGTTGTCCATAATGTTTCCGTATATGCTGCGTGTGCAGATGAGGCATTATACCGCATTGGCAGGTTAAGGATTTTTAAAAGGCAGACATAGTTTCACTTCAATCGCATAAAGTTTCAGACTGCCTTTATTCCATCAGTCAAACAACTCGCCCTGCGCCTGCTCTTTGGTCACGCGTACGTCGGTTTCACCGTCGGCAAAAGTGATGTGCAGTTTCTGCCCTTGTTTCAACGTATCGGCATTGCGGATGACTTGTCCGCGTGTGTTTTTGACGACCGAAAAGCCGCGCTCCAGAATATGCTGCGGCGATACGGCTTCGAGCAATGCGGCTTGGGCGGTCAGGCTTTGACGGCGGTGGGTAAGCAGCTGGCGGAAGGAATGCGACAGGGCCGTCTGAAAACGGTCAATATTGTTTTTGTAAACGGAAACATCAGGACGGCAATGTTTCAGAGTTTGGGTTTGGCGTTCAAAACGGGCGGTGTGGGCGCGGAGGTTTTGCGTCATCGAGTAAGACAGCATTTGCGCCAGCTTGCTGATTGAAGCGCGCTGCTCGTCAAGTTTTTGGCGCGGATGACGGATTTGCCGCGCCAGCCAGTCGAGTTTTTGGCTGGCATCGAAATAGCGTTGCTCTAAAACGGTTTTCAGACGGCCTTGCGCTTGGGCGAGGCGGTGTAACGATTCTTGGCGGTTGGGGCTGACCAGTTCTGCCGCGCCGGTCGGGGTCGGAGCGCGCACGTCGGCGACAAAATCGGCGAGCGTGAAATCGGTTTCGTGGCCTACACCGCTGACGACCGGAATCACGCAGGCTTCGATGGCGCGTACGACCGGCTCTTCATTAAACGCCCACAAGTCTTCAATGCTGCCGCCGCCGCGACAGACAATCAGTACGTCACACTCGGCGCGTTGCGATGCGGTTTTAATCGCTTGGGCAATTTGCAACTCGCTGCCCGTGCCTTGAACGGGCGTTGGATAAACGATAACGGGAATTTCGGGCGCGCGGCGGTTTAAGGTGGTCACGACATCGCGCAAAGCCGCCGCCGCCAGGCTGGTGACGATGCCGATACATTGCGGACGGGTGGGTAACGGTTTTTTGCGTTCTGCTGAAAACGCGCCTTCCGCCTGCAATTGCGCTTTCAATCGCTCATAGGCTTCGTAAAGCTGCCCCAAACCTTTGAGCCGCACCTCATTCACGGTAATTTGAAATTCGCCCCGCGCTTCATAAATGCTGATTTTCCCGGATACTTCGATATGGTCGCCTTCTTTCAAAGGCTTCGCCAAGCGCATGGCCGCACCCTTAAACATCGCGCAACGCACCTGCGCGCGGCTGTCTTTGAGTGAGAAGTAATAATGTCCGCTGGCGGCACGGGTCAGGTTGGATACTTCACCGGCAATCCATAAGCCTGCGAGATGGTCTTCCAGCAAGGCTTTGGCGAGGGCGTTGAGCTCGGATACGGAAATGGAGGAGGGCGCGAAAAGTTCGGACATTGCGAAACAGGAAAAATTTGGGAAAGCTGAATTATAAGGGTTTTAGAGCGATTCGTTGTATTCGTTTTTATGAAACTTGCGCCCTTTGTTTTAATATTATCAAAGGCGCATGTTCAGACGGCCTTGCCTAGGCGGGCTTGTGTTATATTATCGTTTGATTTTCGCTTCAAAAGCCGCGTGTATGCCCAAACTCCACCAAATTATCGAGCGCCATTGGCAATCCCCTAATCCGTTTTTGTCTTTGCTGTTAAAACCATTGTCCAAGCTGTTTGCCAAAATTGCGGCGAAACGGCGCGATGATTTTGTTTCAGGCCGTCTGAAAAGCGAAAAATTGCCTGTGCCAGTGGTGGTGGTCGGTAATATCCATGCAGGCGGAACAGGGAAAACGCCGATAGTCGCCGCGCTGGTGTTGGGTTTGCGGGAAAAGGGCGTTAAGGTCGGCATCATCAGCCGAGGTTACGGGCGCAAGAGTAAGGCGGTTCATGTATTGAAGACAGCCAGCAGCGCGGCAGATGCAGGCGATGAGCCTTTATTGCTGTTTCGCCAAACCGGCGCGCCGACGGCGGTAGGCAGCAGCCGTGCAGAAGCAGGCAGGGCATTGCTTGCGGCGCATCCGGAGCTTGAATTGATTGTGGCCGACGACGGCTTGCAACATTATGCCTTGCAGCGCGATATGGAAATTGCCGTATTCCCGGCGGCGGATACGGGGCGGACGGATTTGGATTTACTACCCAACGGCAGCTTGCGCGAACCTTTGCCTCGGTTGACTTCCGTTGATGCGGTCGTCGTCAGTGGCGGAAAAGCAGATGCGGCGTTTAGGCCGTCTGAAAATATGTTTGCCAGCCATATTGAAACAGGTCGGATTTACCGTTTGAACAGGCCGTCTGAAAAATTGGATTTGGCAGGTTTGGGAAATCAAACCGTCGCCGCCGTCGCCGGTATCGCCAAGCCGGAGCGTTTTTTCGATTCGCTGCGGAATATGGGCATTACTTTGAACCAAACCGTCGCACTGCCTGACCATGCCGACATCGCAGTAGCAGACTTGCCCAATGCGGACACGGTCATTATTACGGAGAAAGATGCGGTCAAGTTTTCAGACGGCCACGGCCTGAATCATGTGTGGGTCTTGCCTGTTTATGCGATAATTGAGCCGAACTTGGCGGCGTTTGTATCCGCGAATGTTTCAATCTAAATGCTTATAGGTGTTTCACAGATGTTTTAAAGATGATCTTCAAACTACGCGATAGGAGTAAATCATGAAGTTAAAATATTTGTTGGTCGCTTGCGCAGCTTTATTTGTATCCACCCAAAGCTTAGCTGCTAAACCAAGTGATGAATCTGCAATGAAATGGTTGGAGATTCAAGGGATAAGCAATAATTATAGCGAGAAAGTGCAACGTTCTTTGGAGATGGTGAATAAAGAGGATAATGAGCGCTTGTTAGCGATGACGCCCAAAGCTCAAAAAGCGCAGATGAAGGCGATCATCAGTCGTTATATGAAAAATATGCAAGACGATTTGAGCCGCCCTGAGTTGAAAAAACAATGGTTGGATGAAGAAAAGCGTGCCGTACAGAAAGTATTTACACAAGAAGAAGTCGATGTAACCAACCGTTTTTTCTCTTCAGCTCAGGGAAAAAATATTTTGAAAAAGATAAGAAGTTTACAACAGCATGGTGGAAATCTTGAGGATATGTTGAGCCAATCGGATATAGAAAAGATGGCTGAAGCATTTGGGCATGGTGCCGGTAAGTCTGCGCTCGAAAAAGTCAAGCATTTCGATAAGCTGAGTGATGAGATTATCCACAAAACCATGAGTCAAAATTACCTCAATGCAAGCGATAAATATACGCCTGCTTTTGAGGAGCAAACACATGGTATTTTATGCAAAGGCAACAAACATTTGCCGAAGTGTGCCAAATAATTTTCCGACTATCTGAAAATATTTATTTTTTGTTGAAAGGTAGCAAAAGATGAAACTGAAAACCTTATTATTGCCCTTCGCCGCGCTGGTATTGTGTGCCAATGCGTTTGCCGCGCCGCCCAGTGATGCATCGCTGGAAAAATGGTTAAATACGCAACATTACGAGCAAGATATTGAGTTAATTCTGAATGAGATTTTTCAAGAGGGATTTAAACCGCTTTCCGATACCTTGGTGGCTGAAGTCTCTAAAGAGAAGAAGGAAGAAGTGGAAAAAGCGGTTGTTCGTTATCGGGACATTGTTGTAAAGGAGGCCTTCACGCCTGAGTTGAAACAGACCATCCGCAGCCGATTGTTGAAAAGT
This genomic interval from Neisseria sp. Marseille-Q5346 contains the following:
- a CDS encoding sulfite exporter TauE/SafE family protein, whose amino-acid sequence is MWSWDIIFALLAVGSAAGFIAGLFGVGGGTLIVPVVLWALQLQGIGSHPYAQHLAIGTSFAVMVFTTFSSMFAQHKKHAIDWATVRRMTPGMILGVLLGAATAKYMPTLALQVFFIAFLAFIALKTLRDSKPKPSRTLPALPGLTAMGTLFGAASSWVGIGGGSLSVPFLLYCNFPAHRAIGTSSGLAWPIAIAGTIGYFANGLHIANLPEGAAGFIYLPAVFILSVATILFAPLGVKTAHKLPARKLKIAFGIMLLMIAAKMAWNLIH
- the lpxK gene encoding tetraacyldisaccharide 4'-kinase → MPKLHQIIERHWQSPNPFLSLLLKPLSKLFAKIAAKRRDDFVSGRLKSEKLPVPVVVVGNIHAGGTGKTPIVAALVLGLREKGVKVGIISRGYGRKSKAVHVLKTASSAADAGDEPLLLFRQTGAPTAVGSSRAEAGRALLAAHPELELIVADDGLQHYALQRDMEIAVFPAADTGRTDLDLLPNGSLREPLPRLTSVDAVVVSGGKADAAFRPSENMFASHIETGRIYRLNRPSEKLDLAGLGNQTVAAVAGIAKPERFFDSLRNMGITLNQTVALPDHADIAVADLPNADTVIITEKDAVKFSDGHGLNHVWVLPVYAIIEPNLAAFVSANVSI
- the pssA gene encoding CDP-diacylglycerol--serine O-phosphatidyltransferase, which gives rise to MDNSQNTENPIPPRNSIRKNSIYLLPNSFTIAALFCAFFAITQSMHGRYETAAIAVFLSMLLDGMDGRVARLTNSQSAFGEQLDSLADMVSFGVAPALIAYKWQLWQFGKIGYSVAFIYCACAALRLALFNTLIGKVDKRWFIGVPSPTAAALIVGLIWVNHSVERFPNVHWWALGITLFAGISMIVQIPFWSFKEINIRRQVPFMGMVLAVLILLLINWEPSLVLFLFFLGYSLSGYVMAVIRWFRKRHKSHKHDKAV
- a CDS encoding sulfite exporter TauE/SafE family protein, which codes for MNQEITFLTLFLLGFFGGTHCVGMCGGLSSAFALQLPPHLNRIGLIVLLNLGRISSYVVIGLLVGLVGQVGISLDDTRAVQNGLYIAANVLLLLLGLYLAGISTAATKIEGIGKPIWKRLNPLLNKLLPIKSVPACFGVGVLWGWLPCGLVYSASLYALGSGNVLHGGLYMLAFALGTLPNLLAMGIFAAQLKTFLQKRMVRLFAGLLVAGWAIWRLAVFAMGQIG
- a CDS encoding ABC transporter permease, coding for MFRTMKKKKSTSNPTWQAFKQHKRGWLALRILAVLFVVTLLAPLWSNDKPLWIRYQGEYFFPLVNEYNETTFGGDFDTPADYLDPLIRHNITSDGNFALYLPNPYDADTLNDFDTAPDPAKPSERHILGTDDRGRDLLARLVYGFRDSLLFALVLTVVTTVIGVVAGAVQGYFGGKTDLLMQRFIEVWGGMPELYLLIILSSFFNPGLLILLVLLSLFGWMGLSDYVRAEFLKNRQTDYVLAARAMGVSNREIMWRHILPNSLTPVLAFLPFRISGAVLALTSLDFLGLGVPASQASLGELLAQGKDNLDAWWIGLSAVATLTVMLLLLVMIGEGLRQAFDVRARS
- the xseA gene encoding exodeoxyribonuclease VII large subunit, whose protein sequence is MSELFAPSSISVSELNALAKALLEDHLAGLWIAGEVSNLTRAASGHYYFSLKDSRAQVRCAMFKGAAMRLAKPLKEGDHIEVSGKISIYEARGEFQITVNEVRLKGLGQLYEAYERLKAQLQAEGAFSAERKKPLPTRPQCIGIVTSLAAAALRDVVTTLNRRAPEIPVIVYPTPVQGTGSELQIAQAIKTASQRAECDVLIVCRGGGSIEDLWAFNEEPVVRAIEACVIPVVSGVGHETDFTLADFVADVRAPTPTGAAELVSPNRQESLHRLAQAQGRLKTVLEQRYFDASQKLDWLARQIRHPRQKLDEQRASISKLAQMLSYSMTQNLRAHTARFERQTQTLKHCRPDVSVYKNNIDRFQTALSHSFRQLLTHRRQSLTAQAALLEAVSPQHILERGFSVVKNTRGQVIRNADTLKQGQKLHITFADGETDVRVTKEQAQGELFD